The following DNA comes from Gadus chalcogrammus isolate NIFS_2021 chromosome 12, NIFS_Gcha_1.0, whole genome shotgun sequence.
ATCGTTAACAATTTATCGGAAAGGAGGCTGAGACGGagcgagagtgagggagagagggagagagagagagagagggagagagtgagtggtgTGAGGAGTGGGGCTAAAGATTCTTTCAGCGATGGAACTTACAATGGAAAACATTGGAAACCTGCACGGCGTGCCTCACGCTCACCAGACGAGCGACTTAATGAACTCGCCGCACGCGCGCCAGTCGTCGTCGCACCGGAACCTGGTGTCGCACGGGCGCTCCGCCATGGTGTCCAGCATGGCCTCGATACTGGAGGGCGCGGGGGACTACCGCACGGACCACTCTCTGTCCGGGCCCCTGCACCCCGCCATGACCATGTCCTGTGACTCGGGGATGAGTCTGAGCAGCACCTACACCACCCTCACGCCGCTGCAGCACCTGCCGCCCATCTCTACCGTGTCGGATAAGttccaccatcatccccatcCACACGCTCACCACCACCCGCACCAGCGGCTCTCGGCGGGCAACGTGAGCGGCAGCTTCACGCTGATGAGGGACGACCGGAGCCTCGCCTCCATGAGCAACCTCTACGGCCACTACCAGAAAGACATGTCCGGCATGGGCCAGTCGCTGTCGCCGCTCTCCAACGGCCTCGGCTCGTTGCACAACTCCCAGCAGTCGCTCGGCGCCTACGGGCCGACGGCGCACCTCTCCAACGACAAGATGCTCTCGTCGGGGGGCTTCGAGTCCCACGCGGCCATGTTGTCCCGGAACGAGGAGCACCTGGCCCGGGGTCTGGGGGGCCACGGAGCAGGGCTCATGACGTCGCTGAACGGCATGCACCACCACAGTCATCAGCACTCCCAGGCGAACGGCTCCATGCTGTCGGTGGAGCGGGACCGGCAGACGGTGGGAGGCGGGCAGGGGGGCGCTGGGTCGGGCCAGGTGGAGGAGATAAACACCAAGGAGGTGGCACAGAGAATCACCGCCGAGCTCAAGCGATACAGCATACCCCAGGCCATCTTTGCCCAGAGGATCTTGTGTCGGTCCCAGGGAACGCTGTCCGACCTGCTACGGAACCCTAAACCCTGGAGTAAGCTCAAGTCGGGCCGGGAGACCTTCCGGAGGATGTGGAAGTGGCTGCAGGAGCCCGAGTTCCAGCGGATGTCCGCGCTGAGGCTAGCAGGTGAGTGAGGAGGCAGCCCTGAATCTGACCGATGTGAGGTGATCAATGTGGAGTCAATGTGGCGAGACTGTCAATAGCCGCTCAGAGGGACATTACTACAAGTTATTGGTCAATAGCATCGAGTCAAACTTCACTGGGACAGTGGACTGTTCGGTTTGTTCGGTGTGGGGATCTATATATGAGGATTGAACTCCCGTCATATGTAGAGAGGCCTTATGGTTGTGTAGTCAGGCGGTGTGGTTCTAGTATAGCTCTCTATAGCTCTACAatagagccacacacacacacggtttattATGGGAAAACAATCGCAACATCGAATTCTCTATGGATGGACGCTACAGAGAGGTTGAAacagtaataggcctacacaacgtgtctctctgtgtatctcctttcctctctaacacacacacacacacacacacacacacacacacacacacacacacacacacacacacacacacacacacacacacacacacacacacacacacacacacacacacacacacacacacacacacacagggacgtgtttgtgtgagaaaaagagagcgagagacagagagcaaaaaGTTTAAAGTTAAGACgaggtaaaataaatatatggaaAATTATGTAAGGCCTACATTTCAGAAAACGTATGAAAATGCTGGCTCCCTATCATCAGCTTGATTGCATCTTCCCCCTATCACCTCAACAATAGAACAAAGCTTTAGGTCGGCCTTGATACAGGCTCACAACACgggccacacaacacacacactccgcgcACACTGCAGTTTCGCTTTTCTCTCAGTTCCCATAGCCCGATAGAAATAATTtgtaaaaatcaaaaaaatctattttatatttcaaCTGTCAAATTGGTGAAAGCGTAAACAAGGAGTGTGAGGGACGCGGGGGCCCCACGGAGCCGGGGGATCGTGACCCCTGCTGGGATCGATACTCAGGCACCGCCGTCCCTCTGCAAAATGGCGCTCTGATAAATGATCGATTCGGATTTGGAAGACAGCGAGAGAAGCAGATGTGTCTTTCCCTGGGATGGACGTTATGAAAGACAATGACACCCGCACGCTGTTTGCATTGTGTCGCAAAATGCTGAATCTGGATCTGCTTTGAAAATGatataacagagacagagacagagacagagacagagagagagagagagagagagagagagagagagagagagagagagagagagagagagagagagagagagagagagagagagagagatggataggcaatgtctgtatatatgtatatatgtatatatatatatatatatatatatatatatatatatatatatatatatatatttatataaatataagggATTTATATAGGCCCATATATATAggcctttatatatatatataaatataagtatTTCTATGTGTCGCCTCCCTCGGATTCTTTTTGACGTGCGTGTCATTCGGTGGCTCTACGACCAGGCCCGTTGGCGGAGGCGCTCGCAGATTTATCGTCCGCTGGAAATGTGTTTCCAACTTTAGAACCTGAGATACTTAGAACCCGATGAACTGAACGCAAATGAAGAGCTGTGACATTTGCAGTGTTAAAAACAACGATAGCAATGcccccgcccgcacacacacacacacacacacacacacacacacacacacacacacacacacacacacacacacacacacacacacacacacacacacacacacacacattgatgttTTGTGCAAAGGCCTCGTTTAGACGTGCACTTCCAAACGTCAATCTGCGCTTCTCTGTCGTATTTCAGCAGACAGTTCAATTAAGCAGATATAGTGGCATATTTTAGTTCCAGTCGATGCGCTATTGAAAAGCACTTAATGACATGTAAATTGTTCCTTTGCGCATTTAGTGGGGTTCTGGTAAATAAAGATTTAAACACTCCACAATTGTCTCTTTAAGTGCCACTGTTGTTAAAGCTAATTGGGTTGTAGGGTTTATATCTTCCTACCACCGGATAACCGCTATttcgcgcgcacacgcacacacacacacacacacacacacacacacacacacacacacacacacacacacacacacacacacacacacacacacacattataggctatgagagcgagggagtgtgtgtgtgtgtgtgtgtgtgtgtgtgtgtgtgtgtgtgtgtgtgtgtgtgtgtgtgtgtgtgtgtgtgtgtgtgtgtgtgtgtgtgtgtgtgtgtgtgtacgtgcgcgtTTGTGTAGTATGATCCTTTGTGTCCTGAGTCAACGGCTGAGATTCATAGTGAATTTGGAtgtaaaaatgtatgcattgctatttatttatttt
Coding sequences within:
- the onecut3a gene encoding hepatocyte nuclear factor 6 — encoded protein: MELTMENIGNLHGVPHAHQTSDLMNSPHARQSSSHRNLVSHGRSAMVSSMASILEGAGDYRTDHSLSGPLHPAMTMSCDSGMSLSSTYTTLTPLQHLPPISTVSDKFHHHPHPHAHHHPHQRLSAGNVSGSFTLMRDDRSLASMSNLYGHYQKDMSGMGQSLSPLSNGLGSLHNSQQSLGAYGPTAHLSNDKMLSSGGFESHAAMLSRNEEHLARGLGGHGAGLMTSLNGMHHHSHQHSQANGSMLSVERDRQTVGGGQGGAGSGQVEEINTKEVAQRITAELKRYSIPQAIFAQRILCRSQGTLSDLLRNPKPWSKLKSGRETFRRMWKWLQEPEFQRMSALRLAACKRKEQEQHKDRNMAPKKQRLVFTDLQRRTLIAIFKENKRPSKEMQITISQQLGLELNTVSNFFMNARRRCVDRWHDDHGGSPGQPGTSGPTFSKA